The Streptomyces sp. NBC_01244 genome contains a region encoding:
- a CDS encoding FtsX-like permease family protein translates to MLRIALRSLRRRWMTQVGTFVAVALGVALMTVMGLGLAASAALPAGAEVVGLNSMLGTAGGVSSFVAAFVVASTFSYAVAARRRELGLLRLAGSTPGQLRRLVLAEAAAVGLAGSAAGLVLGREGAPLMARWTVAQGLAPAGYAIGNQTWPLHTAFWTGLLVALSGAYAASRRAGRVGPLEALREAVTDGRPMTPGRWVVGGGLLLCAVGFVGWRLGSDPGSLLKRKTYTVQPMLLISACGLLAPVLVRPVVRLLMWVPVRLTSYAGRLVRANASAGIRRTAAVAAPVLVMVALTGSLLGSAWTLKDAKAVEARARTGADYVLTGGRLPDPAAGRGFAGVPGASALAVADTRLTVLEEGFVKVPTEAFAVDPAALAEVSRLPVVAGSVADLDDGGIIVTQEWWQHRVGDSVPLWLADGTAARLRIVAVMRTGTGDNGAYVTPRNAPGAKVSRIEVKAPASAAAAVRETAARYGATAHTTEEWLTATHPRTNRFTVLGYVLVLGIALVYTAIALANTLLMATSDRGGDLRLLRLAGATRGQVLAVTTAESLLAAAVGALLGTAVTAVNLAGMRAALAVLGVDSPVVVPWLPMGAVAGVCAVLSALCTLLPAARVLRRRTGRRGTGRRGTRSGEVPGIAAGLASR, encoded by the coding sequence ATGCTGAGGATCGCGTTGAGGTCGCTGCGGCGGCGCTGGATGACACAGGTGGGGACGTTCGTGGCGGTGGCCCTGGGGGTCGCGCTGATGACCGTCATGGGGCTGGGGCTCGCCGCTTCGGCGGCGCTGCCCGCGGGTGCGGAGGTCGTGGGCCTCAACTCCATGCTGGGCACCGCGGGCGGGGTGAGCTCGTTCGTGGCGGCGTTCGTCGTGGCGTCGACCTTCTCGTACGCCGTGGCCGCACGGCGGCGCGAGCTGGGGCTGCTGCGGCTGGCCGGGTCGACGCCGGGGCAGCTGCGGCGCCTGGTGCTGGCGGAGGCCGCGGCCGTCGGGCTGGCCGGATCCGCGGCCGGGCTCGTCCTGGGCCGGGAGGGTGCCCCGCTGATGGCCCGCTGGACGGTGGCGCAGGGGCTGGCGCCCGCCGGGTACGCGATCGGGAACCAGACCTGGCCGCTGCACACGGCGTTCTGGACGGGACTACTGGTCGCGCTGTCGGGGGCGTACGCCGCTTCCCGGCGGGCGGGCCGGGTCGGTCCGCTGGAGGCGTTGCGCGAGGCCGTGACCGACGGGCGGCCCATGACCCCGGGGCGCTGGGTGGTCGGGGGCGGGCTGCTGCTGTGCGCGGTCGGCTTCGTGGGGTGGCGGCTCGGGTCGGATCCGGGTTCGCTGCTCAAGCGCAAGACGTACACCGTGCAGCCGATGCTGCTGATCTCCGCGTGCGGACTGCTGGCTCCGGTGCTCGTACGGCCCGTCGTACGGCTCCTGATGTGGGTGCCGGTGCGGCTGACCTCCTACGCGGGCCGGCTGGTGCGGGCGAACGCCTCCGCCGGGATCCGCCGGACGGCCGCGGTGGCGGCGCCGGTGCTGGTGATGGTGGCGCTGACCGGATCGCTGCTGGGATCGGCCTGGACCCTGAAGGATGCCAAGGCGGTGGAGGCCCGGGCCCGGACCGGCGCGGACTACGTACTGACCGGCGGGCGGCTGCCGGACCCGGCGGCGGGCCGGGGATTCGCCGGCGTCCCGGGAGCGAGCGCCCTCGCGGTGGCCGACACCCGGCTGACGGTGCTGGAGGAGGGGTTCGTGAAGGTGCCGACGGAGGCCTTCGCGGTCGACCCGGCGGCGCTGGCGGAGGTCTCCCGGCTGCCGGTGGTGGCGGGCTCGGTCGCCGACCTGGACGACGGCGGCATCATCGTCACGCAGGAGTGGTGGCAGCACCGGGTCGGGGACTCGGTACCGCTGTGGCTGGCGGACGGCACCGCGGCCCGGCTGCGCATCGTCGCCGTGATGCGGACGGGCACCGGCGACAACGGGGCCTACGTCACCCCGCGCAACGCGCCCGGCGCGAAGGTCTCCCGCATCGAGGTCAAGGCCCCCGCGTCCGCGGCCGCGGCGGTCCGCGAGACGGCGGCCCGATACGGGGCCACGGCCCACACCACGGAGGAGTGGCTGACGGCGACGCACCCGCGCACGAACCGCTTCACGGTGCTCGGTTACGTCCTGGTCCTGGGCATCGCCCTGGTCTACACGGCGATCGCGCTGGCCAACACCCTGCTGATGGCCACCTCCGACCGGGGCGGCGACCTGCGCCTGCTCCGGCTGGCCGGGGCCACCCGCGGCCAGGTACTCGCGGTGACGACGGCCGAATCCCTGCTGGCGGCCGCGGTCGGCGCCCTCCTGGGGACGGCGGTCACCGCGGTCAACCTGGCGGGCATGCGCGCCGCCCTCGCGGTCCTCGGGGTCGACTCGCCGGTGGTCGTCCCCTGGCTCCCGATGGGCGCGGTCGCCGGTGTCTGCGCCGTGCTCTCGGCCCTGTGCACCCTGCTGCCGGCGGCCCGCGTCCTGCGCCGCCGAACGGGGCGGCGCGGGACGGGGCGGCGCGGGACGCGGTCGGGGGAAGTACCCGGCATTGCCGCCGGGTTGGCCTCGCGCTGA
- a CDS encoding SMP-30/gluconolactonase/LRE family protein — MTKSSTKKFLPAALLTLTAALTLGAAPAATASGGAASGGPDRQGARTGISTAFTLPGTQVFPEGIAADPRTGTVYVGSYKDGTVYRARSGGRAAEVFLPAGTDGRHTANGLRVDGHGRLWVTDSTSGVSVYDTRSGARTAHFEIPGSEPRFLNDLAVTPDGTAYLTDSVRAVVYRVTPEQLAAGSGPLRAAYDLSGRLTPSPAGSFSLNGITADPAGRFLLTVDMTAGDLYRIDPVSGAVSRVALTGGDLKTADGLDLAPGGVLRAAQNTRNTLSRWQVSADGTRARLVRTVTDPSLQIPTTLVRVPGRTLVVRSQFDKDGGVLPSTGAPTAFTVASVRGL; from the coding sequence ATGACGAAGAGCTCGACGAAGAAGTTCCTGCCCGCCGCCCTGCTCACCCTGACCGCCGCCCTCACCCTCGGCGCGGCCCCCGCCGCCACGGCCTCCGGCGGCGCGGCCTCCGGCGGCCCCGATCGCCAGGGGGCCCGTACGGGCATCTCCACGGCCTTCACCCTCCCCGGCACGCAGGTCTTCCCGGAGGGCATAGCCGCCGACCCCCGCACCGGCACGGTCTACGTCGGCTCCTACAAGGACGGCACCGTCTACCGGGCCCGCTCCGGCGGACGCGCGGCGGAGGTCTTCCTGCCCGCCGGCACCGACGGCCGCCACACCGCGAACGGACTGCGGGTCGACGGCCACGGCCGACTCTGGGTGACCGACTCCACCTCGGGCGTCTCCGTCTACGACACCCGGTCGGGGGCCCGTACGGCCCACTTCGAGATACCCGGGAGCGAGCCCCGCTTCCTCAACGACCTGGCCGTCACCCCGGACGGCACCGCCTACCTCACCGACAGCGTCCGCGCGGTGGTCTACCGGGTCACCCCGGAGCAACTCGCCGCCGGCTCCGGCCCGTTGCGGGCCGCCTACGACCTGAGCGGGCGGCTCACCCCGTCCCCGGCGGGCAGCTTCAGCCTCAACGGCATCACCGCGGACCCGGCCGGGCGGTTCCTGCTCACCGTCGACATGACGGCCGGCGATCTGTACCGCATCGACCCGGTCTCCGGCGCGGTCTCCCGCGTGGCGCTGACCGGCGGGGACCTGAAGACGGCCGACGGCCTCGACCTCGCGCCCGGCGGGGTGCTGCGCGCGGCCCAGAACACGCGGAACACCCTGAGCCGCTGGCAGGTGTCGGCCGACGGCACCCGGGCCCGCCTGGTCCGCACCGTCACGGACCCCTCGCTCCAGATCCCGACCACGCTGGTCCGGGTCCCGGGGCGGACGCTGGTGGTGCGGTCCCAGTTCGACAAGGACGGCGGGGTGCTGCCCTCCACCGGCGCGCCGACCGCCTTCACGGTCGCCTCGGTCCGCGGGCTCTGA
- a CDS encoding MarR family winged helix-turn-helix transcriptional regulator yields the protein MTSMPAEERIGSHIKRAEQALLGAKNTAVKPAAVTVPQYAALLWLAEKPGISAASLARLCGVTPPTMNTVLKNLSERGLIERTPHELHRNVLETRLTEEGRSVMELADAGAVAVERALAAELSGEERKLLIELLGRCAGVLDALK from the coding sequence ATGACTTCCATGCCGGCCGAGGAGCGCATCGGCTCCCACATCAAGCGCGCCGAGCAGGCGCTCCTCGGGGCCAAGAACACGGCGGTGAAGCCGGCCGCAGTAACGGTTCCGCAGTACGCCGCCCTGCTCTGGCTCGCCGAGAAGCCCGGGATCTCCGCCGCCTCGCTCGCCCGCCTGTGCGGGGTGACGCCGCCGACCATGAACACCGTGCTGAAGAACCTCTCGGAGCGCGGCCTCATCGAGCGGACCCCGCACGAACTGCACCGCAACGTGTTGGAGACCCGGCTCACCGAGGAGGGGCGCTCGGTGATGGAGCTGGCCGACGCGGGGGCGGTGGCGGTGGAGCGGGCGCTGGCCGCCGAGTTGAGCGGTGAGGAGCGGAAGCTGCTGATCGAACTGCTCGGGCGGTGCGCGGGGGTCCTCGACGCACTGAAGTGA
- a CDS encoding alpha/beta hydrolase, with amino-acid sequence MHQDPQRPRPDDQPYQSHPTHQPYPPYQQDLSYQPDGRPAYGNEAYVPPHISEPPHIPEPPRTPEPPRRSRRARSRRLPWIGAAMAFVLLLGGGGFAAWKLDWFSGNGSSVSFGTTPPSADTGAAQGSPGKASASPPAPTGDPDVQLATGPASAFKQTAKLDDGTIIAKTRLKGAKSGFEGDVWVWTPKEYGEAKYAKSGFPVLIALPGGNGFPDNYWADRSLGLQKAISEGVKAGTSLPFIVIMPVLNPDPKYYYDGSDIPGKPKMGTWIAEDVPDFTRANFRTYKSRDGWAFMGSSSGAFVGMKQVLQHPDKFKAVIASGGEIVPDSPFWKGHQAEMDANNPEKLAQKLIDTGGPEVYINFQIGTKESGKERMTQFRQKYAKGPVKMTIRDIQNGEHNGWHYVRGMKEGSLEWVSKVLKGPKPEAG; translated from the coding sequence GTGCACCAGGACCCGCAGCGCCCGCGGCCCGATGATCAGCCGTACCAGTCCCACCCGACGCACCAGCCGTACCCGCCGTACCAGCAGGACCTGTCGTACCAACCCGATGGCCGGCCCGCGTACGGCAACGAGGCGTACGTCCCCCCGCACATATCCGAGCCCCCGCACATACCCGAGCCCCCGCGCACGCCCGAGCCCCCGCGCCGCTCCCGCCGCGCCCGCTCCCGCCGCCTGCCGTGGATCGGCGCGGCCATGGCCTTCGTGCTCCTCCTCGGCGGCGGTGGCTTCGCCGCCTGGAAGCTGGACTGGTTCTCCGGCAACGGCTCCTCGGTGAGCTTCGGCACGACCCCGCCCTCCGCCGACACCGGAGCGGCGCAGGGCAGCCCGGGCAAGGCCTCCGCGAGCCCGCCCGCGCCGACCGGCGACCCGGACGTACAGCTCGCGACCGGCCCGGCCTCCGCGTTCAAGCAGACCGCCAAGCTCGACGACGGCACGATCATCGCCAAGACCCGCCTCAAGGGCGCCAAGTCCGGCTTCGAGGGCGACGTCTGGGTGTGGACGCCGAAGGAGTACGGCGAGGCGAAGTACGCCAAGAGCGGCTTCCCGGTGCTCATCGCGCTCCCCGGCGGCAACGGCTTCCCGGACAACTACTGGGCCGACCGCAGCCTCGGCCTCCAGAAGGCCATCAGTGAAGGCGTCAAGGCCGGCACCAGCCTCCCGTTCATCGTGATCATGCCGGTGCTCAACCCGGACCCGAAGTACTACTACGACGGCTCCGATATCCCCGGGAAGCCCAAGATGGGCACCTGGATCGCCGAGGACGTCCCGGACTTCACCCGCGCCAACTTCCGTACGTACAAGTCCCGCGACGGCTGGGCCTTCATGGGCTCCTCCTCCGGCGCCTTCGTCGGCATGAAGCAGGTCCTCCAGCACCCGGACAAGTTCAAGGCCGTGATCGCCAGCGGCGGCGAGATCGTCCCCGACTCGCCGTTCTGGAAGGGCCACCAGGCGGAAATGGACGCGAACAACCCCGAGAAGCTCGCCCAGAAGCTGATCGACACGGGCGGCCCCGAGGTCTACATCAACTTCCAGATCGGGACCAAGGAGAGCGGCAAGGAGCGCATGACGCAGTTCCGGCAGAAGTACGCCAAGGGCCCGGTCAAGATGACCATCCGCGACATCCAGAACGGCGAGCACAACGGCTGGCACTACGTGCGCGGCATGAAGGAAGGCTCGCTGGAGTGGGTCAGCAAGGTGCTCAAGGGGCCGAAGCCCGAGGCGGGCTGA
- a CDS encoding alpha/beta hydrolase — MHQDLQGEAAATTESAGPAAEGGAAATGNHAAATGNHAAATGGRRPTRRLRLILISGGLGLTLLAGGGAAAYHYDLFSDIGDPVSFEKPRPAVSAASHAQPGVLMPTGPKASFVRTSRLPDGTQIAKTTLTGEKSGFKGDVWVWVPKQYDDPAYADSAFPVLISLPGGRGYPTNYWGTGPGLGLQQAVSDGAKSGKSLPFILIMPVINADTKHHFDGSDIPGQPKMGTWMAEDVPDFAKANFRTFTSRDGWAFMGSSSGGFGALKHVLKYPDRFKAAIASGVDTAPDSPLWQGNTRAMDENNPEKLAAKLIAAGGPEIYVNFQIGTKETGREKAERFIEDYGKGPVHAKLQVIQDGEHNGKSYVRGMREGALEWISKVMSAPTPKPRPAPSGGASGAASR, encoded by the coding sequence GTGCACCAAGACCTGCAGGGTGAAGCCGCCGCCACGACCGAGAGCGCGGGTCCGGCGGCCGAAGGCGGCGCCGCCGCGACCGGGAACCACGCCGCCGCGACCGGGAACCACGCCGCCGCGACCGGGGGCCGCCGCCCCACGCGGCGGCTGCGCCTGATCCTGATCAGCGGGGGCCTCGGGCTCACCCTCCTGGCGGGCGGCGGGGCGGCCGCGTACCACTACGACCTCTTCTCGGACATAGGCGATCCCGTCTCCTTCGAGAAGCCCCGGCCCGCGGTCTCCGCCGCCTCGCACGCCCAGCCCGGCGTGCTCATGCCGACCGGGCCGAAGGCCTCGTTCGTCCGGACCTCCCGGCTGCCGGACGGCACCCAGATCGCCAAGACCACCCTGACGGGCGAGAAGTCCGGGTTCAAGGGCGACGTGTGGGTGTGGGTGCCGAAGCAGTACGACGACCCGGCGTACGCCGACAGCGCCTTCCCGGTCCTGATCTCCCTGCCCGGCGGCCGCGGCTACCCCACGAACTACTGGGGGACGGGCCCCGGCCTCGGCCTCCAGCAGGCCGTGAGCGACGGGGCGAAGTCCGGCAAGAGCCTGCCCTTCATCCTGATCATGCCGGTGATCAACGCCGACACCAAGCACCACTTCGACGGCTCCGACATCCCCGGCCAGCCCAAGATGGGCACCTGGATGGCCGAGGACGTCCCGGATTTCGCGAAGGCCAATTTCCGGACGTTCACCTCCCGCGACGGCTGGGCCTTCATGGGCTCCTCATCGGGCGGTTTCGGAGCCCTCAAGCACGTCCTGAAGTACCCCGACCGCTTCAAGGCGGCCATCGCGAGCGGGGTCGACACCGCCCCCGACTCCCCGCTGTGGCAGGGAAACACGCGGGCCATGGACGAGAACAACCCGGAGAAGCTCGCCGCGAAGCTGATCGCGGCGGGCGGTCCCGAGATCTACGTCAACTTCCAGATCGGCACCAAGGAAACCGGCCGGGAGAAGGCCGAGCGGTTCATCGAGGACTACGGCAAGGGCCCCGTGCACGCCAAGCTGCAAGTGATCCAGGATGGTGAGCACAACGGGAAGTCGTACGTACGCGGGATGAGGGAGGGTGCGCTGGAGTGGATCAGCAAGGTGATGTCCGCACCCACCCCGAAGCCCCGGCCGGCCCCGAGCGGCGGCGCGAGCGGCGCCGCCTCGCGGTGA
- a CDS encoding trypsin-like serine peptidase gives MDQQGDVRTHPEAPAGPERRRERRRLAVSPGIKGIGIGSAALAGVAALLAVVFVDSGGYEDRAALPFPTVGVLMAGGEHWCTASVVDSPQGNVVATAAHCVAPAGEDGRPGEAAHDGLAIGELSFAPAFSGEGSGQRPLGLWKVRSVQVDERWSKWGEDTADFAFLSVEPDAEGRSLQEVVGRGEAPKPVWTSGYERDVTVVGYPESEHNPENKPVACTTQSRHDEDDPDMLYINCAGFWTGTSGSPWIADRGGPGRPGQLIGVLSGGDTDVDSTAALFDDRAKALYERAAKAGD, from the coding sequence GTGGATCAGCAAGGTGATGTCCGCACCCACCCCGAAGCCCCGGCCGGCCCCGAGCGGCGGCGCGAGCGGCGCCGCCTCGCGGTGAGCCCCGGCATCAAGGGGATCGGGATCGGCTCGGCCGCCCTCGCGGGGGTCGCCGCGCTGCTCGCCGTGGTGTTCGTCGACTCCGGCGGTTACGAGGACCGCGCGGCGCTCCCCTTCCCCACCGTCGGCGTCCTCATGGCGGGCGGCGAGCACTGGTGCACGGCCAGCGTCGTCGACAGCCCGCAGGGCAATGTCGTCGCCACCGCCGCGCACTGCGTGGCCCCCGCGGGCGAGGACGGCCGGCCGGGCGAGGCCGCGCACGACGGGCTGGCCATCGGCGAGCTCTCCTTCGCCCCCGCCTTCTCCGGCGAGGGCTCCGGGCAGCGGCCCCTCGGGCTGTGGAAGGTGCGTTCCGTCCAGGTCGACGAGCGCTGGAGCAAGTGGGGCGAGGACACCGCCGACTTCGCCTTCCTCAGCGTCGAACCGGATGCGGAGGGGCGCAGCCTGCAGGAGGTCGTCGGCCGCGGGGAGGCCCCGAAGCCCGTCTGGACCTCCGGCTACGAGCGGGACGTGACCGTCGTCGGCTATCCGGAGTCCGAGCACAACCCCGAGAACAAGCCCGTCGCCTGTACGACGCAGAGCCGGCACGACGAGGACGACCCCGACATGCTCTACATCAACTGCGCGGGGTTCTGGACGGGGACGAGCGGCAGCCCGTGGATCGCCGACCGCGGTGGGCCGGGGCGGCCGGGGCAGCTCATCGGGGTGCTGAGCGGCGGGGACACCGACGTGGACTCCACGGCCGCGCTGTTCGACGACCGGGCGAAGGCCCTCTACGAGCGGGCGGCGAAGGCCGGGGACTGA
- a CDS encoding EamA family transporter produces the protein MLTPTARVWIALALVYVVWGSTYLGIRIVVETMPPFLSAGARFITAGLLLAGIVAWRDGPAALKATGAQLRSAVLVGLLLVLGGNGLVVLAETSIPSGLAALLVAAVPMWLVVLRAGSGDRPSPRTLAGVLLGLGGLAVLTSPGLGGEIALGGVLLVLAGSVCWSLGSFSGSKLTLPANPFTGSAYQMLAGGTGGILVGLSRGEQHGLDLTSYSTASWLALGYLVLFGSLVGFTAYVWLLRAAPLSLVATYAYVNPVVAVALGRLILDEALTWPILLGGAIVVAAVCVIVSTERRG, from the coding sequence ATGCTCACGCCAACGGCCCGTGTCTGGATCGCCCTCGCCCTCGTGTACGTCGTCTGGGGTTCGACCTACCTCGGCATCCGGATCGTCGTCGAGACCATGCCCCCGTTCCTCTCCGCCGGGGCCCGCTTCATCACCGCCGGGCTCCTCCTGGCCGGCATCGTCGCCTGGCGCGACGGCCCGGCCGCGCTCAAGGCCACCGGCGCCCAGCTGCGCTCCGCCGTCCTGGTCGGGCTGCTGCTGGTCCTCGGCGGCAACGGCCTCGTCGTCCTCGCCGAGACCTCGATCCCCTCCGGGCTCGCCGCCCTGCTGGTGGCCGCCGTCCCCATGTGGCTGGTCGTCCTGCGCGCCGGCTCCGGAGACCGTCCCTCCCCCCGCACCCTGGCCGGGGTCCTGCTGGGCCTCGGTGGGCTCGCCGTCCTGACCAGCCCGGGGCTCGGCGGGGAGATCGCGCTCGGCGGGGTGCTCCTGGTGCTGGCCGGCTCGGTGTGCTGGTCGCTCGGCTCCTTCTCGGGCTCGAAGCTGACCCTGCCCGCGAACCCCTTCACCGGCAGCGCGTACCAGATGCTCGCGGGCGGGACCGGCGGGATCCTCGTCGGCCTGAGCCGCGGCGAACAGCACGGGCTGGACCTCACCTCGTACTCCACCGCGTCCTGGCTGGCCCTCGGCTACCTCGTGCTGTTCGGCTCGCTCGTCGGTTTCACCGCGTACGTGTGGCTGCTGCGCGCGGCTCCGCTCTCGCTGGTGGCCACGTACGCCTACGTCAATCCGGTCGTGGCCGTCGCCCTGGGCCGACTCATCCTCGACGAGGCCCTGACCTGGCCGATCCTGCTCGGTGGCGCGATCGTCGTGGCGGCGGTGTGCGTGATCGTGAGCACGGAGCGCCGCGGCTGA
- a CDS encoding pyridoxal-phosphate dependent enzyme, with the protein MTHALPGYVCAEDGTRADARTAPWCCPVCGGPWDLDFAPDPAAVLDPAAGPHSLWRYGPALPLTGAFAVTLAEGNTPLVPLAERVHAKLDFLMPTLSFKDRGAVMLAELARRLGPRRVVADSSGNAGTAFAAYCARAGLDCEVFVPEGTSAKKTEQMRAHGATVTVVPGGREAAAVAAREAADLPGVFYASHVFNPYFLHGTKTYVYEIWEALGGHLPEVIVVPVGNGTLLLGAALAVEELALRGVRPPTLIAVQSAAVAPLAAAFRAGAEDAAAVPQLPTLAEGIAIPAPPRARQILAAVRKSGGTFLTVTDDRVRAAQLDLARRGLFVEPTAAACWAAVGPTAPDDPLQGRTAVVPLCGAGAKTGLAAPAA; encoded by the coding sequence ATGACGCACGCACTACCCGGCTACGTCTGCGCCGAAGACGGCACCCGCGCCGACGCGCGGACGGCGCCCTGGTGCTGCCCGGTCTGCGGCGGCCCGTGGGACCTCGACTTCGCCCCCGACCCGGCCGCCGTGCTGGATCCCGCGGCCGGCCCCCACTCGCTGTGGCGCTACGGCCCCGCACTGCCGCTGACCGGCGCCTTCGCCGTCACGCTGGCGGAGGGGAACACCCCGCTGGTGCCGCTGGCGGAGCGGGTGCACGCCAAGCTCGACTTCCTGATGCCCACGCTGTCGTTCAAGGACCGCGGCGCGGTGATGCTCGCGGAGCTGGCGCGCCGGCTGGGGCCGCGGCGGGTGGTGGCGGACAGCAGCGGCAACGCCGGGACGGCCTTCGCGGCCTACTGCGCGCGGGCCGGACTGGACTGCGAGGTCTTCGTGCCGGAGGGCACCTCGGCGAAGAAGACGGAACAGATGCGCGCACACGGCGCGACGGTGACGGTGGTGCCGGGCGGCCGCGAGGCGGCGGCGGTGGCGGCCCGCGAAGCGGCCGACCTGCCGGGGGTGTTCTACGCCAGTCACGTCTTCAACCCGTACTTCCTGCACGGCACCAAGACGTACGTCTACGAGATCTGGGAGGCGCTGGGCGGCCACCTGCCCGAGGTGATCGTCGTCCCCGTCGGCAACGGCACCCTGCTGCTCGGGGCCGCGCTGGCAGTGGAGGAGCTGGCCCTGCGCGGGGTCCGGCCGCCGACGCTGATCGCCGTCCAGTCGGCGGCCGTCGCCCCGCTGGCCGCCGCCTTCCGCGCGGGCGCCGAGGACGCCGCCGCCGTGCCCCAACTCCCCACCCTGGCCGAGGGGATCGCGATCCCGGCTCCGCCGCGTGCCCGCCAGATCCTGGCGGCCGTCCGCAAGTCCGGCGGGACCTTCCTGACCGTCACCGACGACCGCGTCCGCGCGGCCCAGCTCGACCTGGCCCGGCGCGGCCTCTTCGTGGAACCCACGGCCGCGGCCTGCTGGGCCGCGGTCGGCCCCACCGCCCCCGACGACCCCCTCCAGGGCCGCACCGCGGTCGTCCCGCTCTGCGGCGCGGGCGCCAAGACGGGACTGGCGGCGCCGGCGGCCTGA
- a CDS encoding S8 family peptidase, with protein sequence MSATRHTRRKITGIGATATLALALGAALALPASAAPLAPQGVIENAGAQGTVSGSYIVTLNDSAARSTAASGKAVAKRYGARIDRTYSAALNGYSVEVSEAQAKKLAADPAVKSVVQNRVFTVDATQPNPPSWGLDRIDQAALPLNQSYTYPDKAGEGVTAYIIDTGVRKTHQDFGGRASDGYDAIDNDNTAQDGHGHGTHVAGTVAGTSYGVAKKAKIVGVRVLNNQGSGTTAQVVAGIDWVTQNAVKPAVANMSLGGGADSALDTAVRNSIASGITYAVAAGNETANASTKSPARVAEAITVGATTNTDAKASYSNFGTVLDLFAPGSSITSSWGTGDTATNTISGTSMASPHVAGAAALYLADNPGSTPAQISAGLVAASTPNVVTSPGTGSPNRLLRVGTGTTPPNPGTRFENPNDYAIADNSTVDSPITVSGISGNAPATLSVSVDIKHTYIGDLKVDLVAPDGTLYNLHNRSGGSADNIIKSVTVNASSEVANGVWKLRVNDNANIDTGKIDSWALQF encoded by the coding sequence ATGTCCGCGACGCGTCACACCCGCCGGAAGATCACCGGCATCGGAGCGACCGCCACCCTGGCCCTCGCTCTCGGAGCGGCCCTCGCCTTACCCGCCTCGGCCGCCCCGCTCGCCCCGCAGGGCGTCATCGAGAACGCCGGTGCGCAGGGCACCGTCTCCGGCAGCTACATCGTGACCCTGAACGACTCCGCCGCCCGCTCCACCGCCGCCAGCGGCAAGGCCGTGGCCAAGCGGTACGGCGCGAGGATCGACCGGACCTACAGCGCGGCCCTCAACGGCTACTCCGTCGAGGTCTCCGAGGCGCAGGCCAAGAAGCTCGCCGCCGACCCCGCGGTCAAGTCCGTCGTGCAGAACCGGGTGTTCACCGTCGACGCCACCCAGCCCAACCCGCCCTCCTGGGGCCTGGACCGGATCGACCAGGCGGCGCTCCCGCTGAACCAGAGCTACACCTACCCGGACAAGGCCGGCGAGGGTGTGACGGCGTACATCATCGACACGGGCGTCCGCAAGACGCACCAGGACTTCGGCGGCCGCGCCTCCGACGGCTACGACGCCATCGACAACGACAACACCGCCCAGGACGGCCACGGCCACGGCACCCACGTCGCCGGCACCGTCGCGGGCACCTCGTACGGCGTGGCCAAGAAGGCGAAGATCGTCGGCGTCCGCGTGCTCAACAACCAGGGCTCGGGCACGACGGCCCAGGTCGTCGCCGGCATCGACTGGGTGACCCAGAACGCCGTCAAGCCGGCCGTGGCGAACATGTCGCTCGGCGGAGGCGCGGACTCCGCGCTCGACACCGCCGTGCGCAACTCCATAGCCAGCGGCATCACCTACGCCGTCGCGGCGGGCAACGAGACGGCCAACGCCTCCACCAAGTCCCCGGCGCGCGTCGCCGAGGCGATCACGGTGGGCGCCACCACCAACACGGACGCCAAGGCCAGCTACTCCAACTTCGGCACCGTCCTGGACCTCTTCGCGCCGGGCTCCTCGATCACCTCCTCGTGGGGCACGGGCGACACGGCCACCAACACCATCTCGGGCACCTCGATGGCCTCTCCGCACGTCGCGGGCGCGGCCGCCCTCTACCTCGCGGACAACCCGGGCAGCACCCCGGCCCAGATCTCCGCGGGCCTCGTCGCCGCCTCGACCCCGAACGTGGTGACCAGCCCCGGCACCGGCTCCCCGAACCGCCTGCTCCGCGTCGGCACCGGTACCACCCCGCCCAACCCGGGCACCCGCTTCGAGAACCCGAACGACTACGCGATCGCCGACAACTCCACCGTCGACTCGCCGATCACCGTCAGTGGGATCTCCGGCAACGCCCCGGCCACGCTGAGCGTCTCGGTCGACATCAAGCACACCTACATCGGTGACCTGAAGGTCGACCTCGTCGCCCCCGACGGCACCCTGTACAACCTGCACAACCGCAGCGGCGGCAGCGCGGACAACATCATCAAGTCCGTCACGGTCAACGCCTCCTCCGAGGTGGCCAACGGAGTGTGGAAGCTCCGGGTCAACGACAACGCGAACATCGACACCGGAAAGATCGACTCCTGGGCGCTCCAGTTCTGA